The Vibrio tubiashii ATCC 19109 genome has a segment encoding these proteins:
- the pepN gene encoding aminopeptidase N, producing the protein MAQTPQAKYRKDYQSPSHTITDIDLTFDLFDNETTVTAVSQVKQLKDATTIRLEGEDLKLKSIHVNGEAWTAYEELEGALEVHQLPEQTELKIVTLIDPEANTALEGLYKSGGAFCTQCEAEGFRRITYYMDRPDVLAKYTTKVIADKAEYPFLLSNGNRVAEGELEGGRHWVQWQDPHPKPAYLFALVAGDFDVLRDKYITKSGRNVELEIFVDKGNLDRAPHAMTSLINSMKWDEERFGLEYDLDIYMIVAVDFFNMGAMENKGLNIFNSKFVLANEKTATDTDYLGIEAVIGHEYFHNWTGNRVTCRDWFQLSLKEGLTVFRDQEFSSDLGSRAVNRINNVRIIRGPQFAEDASPMSHPIRPEQVIEMNNFYTLTVYEKGSEVIRMMHTLLGEEGFQKGMKLYFERHDGTAATCEDFVSAMEDASGVDLKQFRLWYSQSGTPTVKVSSEYDQVAKTYTLTVDQATEPTQDQTEKQALHIPFDVELYAQNGDVIELRRNSELVNNVLNVTELKQTFIFEQVNERPVPSLLREFSAPVKLEYDYSDEELIFLMVKARNEFARWDAGQMLLAKYIRSNVEKVQAGNDVELAAEVIDAFRGVLLSSELEPAFIAEMMSLPSHNEVSGWYKQVDVDAVAKVLKAIKVTLATELEDELSAIYHSLKQQDYTIEHAAIGKRSLRNTALGYLAYTEQGNTLAKAQYADANNMTDTIAAMSAANSAQLECREALMSDYSDKWKHDGLVMDKWFALQGTNPAENVLEVIKQTMNHEAFSLKNPNRTRSLVGSFLNMNPVRFHAKSGEGYKFAGEILRELNSSNPQVASRLIDPLLKFRKYDDERQALIKAELETLKAMDNLAKDLFEKVTKALES; encoded by the coding sequence ATGGCTCAGACTCCTCAAGCCAAATACCGCAAAGACTATCAGTCTCCATCTCATACTATTACTGATATCGATCTTACGTTTGACCTATTCGATAACGAAACCACTGTGACGGCAGTGTCGCAGGTTAAACAGTTAAAAGACGCAACAACGATTCGTCTAGAAGGTGAAGACCTTAAACTTAAAAGCATTCACGTCAATGGTGAAGCTTGGACTGCCTATGAAGAATTAGAAGGTGCTTTAGAAGTTCATCAGTTACCAGAGCAAACTGAACTTAAGATTGTGACTTTGATTGACCCGGAAGCAAATACGGCGCTAGAAGGTCTTTATAAGTCAGGCGGCGCGTTCTGTACCCAGTGTGAAGCGGAAGGTTTCCGACGCATTACTTACTACATGGATCGCCCTGATGTATTGGCGAAATACACCACGAAAGTGATTGCCGATAAAGCGGAGTATCCATTCCTTCTGAGTAACGGTAACCGTGTTGCTGAAGGTGAACTTGAAGGCGGACGTCATTGGGTTCAGTGGCAAGACCCGCATCCAAAACCTGCGTACTTGTTTGCTTTAGTGGCAGGTGATTTTGATGTACTGCGCGATAAGTACATCACTAAGTCTGGCCGTAATGTTGAACTGGAAATCTTCGTTGATAAAGGCAACTTAGATCGCGCGCCGCATGCGATGACATCATTGATCAACTCAATGAAGTGGGATGAAGAGCGCTTTGGTCTAGAGTATGACCTTGATATTTACATGATTGTAGCAGTCGACTTCTTCAATATGGGCGCGATGGAGAACAAAGGTCTAAACATCTTTAACTCTAAGTTTGTCCTCGCGAATGAAAAAACGGCGACAGATACCGATTACCTCGGTATTGAAGCGGTAATTGGTCATGAATATTTCCACAACTGGACAGGTAACCGAGTTACTTGTCGCGATTGGTTCCAGTTAAGCCTGAAAGAAGGTCTGACCGTATTCCGTGATCAAGAGTTTTCTTCGGATCTTGGTTCTCGCGCCGTAAATCGTATCAACAATGTTCGTATTATTCGTGGTCCACAGTTTGCGGAAGATGCGAGCCCAATGTCTCACCCGATTCGTCCTGAGCAAGTTATTGAAATGAATAACTTCTACACATTAACTGTGTATGAAAAAGGCAGTGAAGTGATTCGAATGATGCATACTTTACTTGGCGAAGAAGGCTTCCAAAAAGGCATGAAGCTTTACTTTGAGCGTCATGATGGAACTGCAGCGACTTGTGAAGATTTTGTCTCGGCAATGGAAGACGCATCAGGTGTGGATCTGAAGCAATTCCGCTTGTGGTACAGCCAGTCTGGTACACCGACTGTAAAAGTCAGTAGTGAATATGATCAAGTAGCGAAAACTTACACACTCACTGTAGATCAGGCTACTGAACCGACCCAAGACCAAACTGAGAAACAAGCACTCCATATTCCGTTTGACGTTGAGCTCTATGCACAAAATGGTGATGTGATTGAGTTACGCCGTAACAGTGAGCTGGTCAACAATGTGCTTAATGTCACTGAACTTAAGCAGACGTTTATCTTCGAGCAAGTGAACGAGCGCCCAGTTCCTTCACTGCTGCGTGAGTTCTCTGCTCCGGTGAAATTAGAGTACGACTACAGCGATGAAGAGTTGATCTTCCTAATGGTGAAAGCACGCAACGAATTTGCTCGTTGGGATGCTGGTCAAATGCTGTTAGCGAAATACATCCGTAGCAACGTAGAGAAAGTTCAGGCGGGTAATGACGTAGAGCTGGCTGCTGAAGTGATTGACGCATTCCGCGGTGTACTACTTTCAAGCGAGTTAGAGCCTGCATTTATTGCTGAAATGATGTCTCTGCCAAGTCACAACGAAGTGAGTGGTTGGTATAAACAAGTTGATGTTGATGCGGTAGCGAAAGTACTTAAGGCAATCAAAGTCACCTTGGCGACGGAGCTTGAAGACGAGTTAAGCGCTATCTACCACAGCCTTAAGCAGCAAGACTACACTATTGAACATGCCGCTATCGGTAAACGTTCTCTGCGTAATACGGCATTGGGTTATCTTGCCTACACTGAACAAGGCAATACCTTGGCTAAAGCTCAGTATGCTGATGCGAACAACATGACAGATACCATTGCGGCAATGAGCGCAGCAAACAGTGCTCAGCTTGAATGTCGTGAGGCATTGATGTCTGATTACAGTGACAAGTGGAAGCATGACGGACTTGTAATGGACAAGTGGTTTGCTCTGCAAGGGACAAATCCTGCTGAAAATGTACTAGAAGTGATCAAGCAAACAATGAATCATGAAGCGTTTAGCTTGAAAAACCCGAACCGTACTCGTAGCTTAGTGGGCTCGTTCCTCAATATGAACCCAGTACGTTTCCACGCAAAATCTGGTGAAGGCTACAAGTTTGCAGGGGAGATCTTACGCGAATTAAATAGCAGCAACCCACAGGTGGCGTCACGCTTAATTGACCCATTGTTGAAATTCCGTAAATATGATGATGAGCGTCAGGCTCTCATCAAAGCGGAACTTGAAACATTGAAAGCGATGGACAACCTAGCGAAAGATTTGTTTGAGAAAGTGACGAAAGCGTTGGAGTCTTAA
- a CDS encoding DUF2835 domain-containing protein, protein MNQYHFTLNISYQTFLAHYNGAASNVLVVTDKGLRLQLPASRFRPFLSQIGLKGRFRLTTDQNNKFLKLELL, encoded by the coding sequence ATGAATCAATATCACTTTACACTTAACATCTCTTATCAAACTTTTTTAGCTCACTACAATGGGGCAGCAAGCAACGTTTTAGTGGTTACAGACAAAGGCTTACGCCTGCAATTGCCTGCATCGCGTTTCAGACCATTTCTTAGTCAAATAGGGCTAAAAGGGCGTTTCAGATTAACAACTGACCAAAATAATAAGTTTCTAAAGTTAGAACTTCTGTGA
- a CDS encoding NAD-glutamate dehydrogenase: MTARETLMPVLLEKVYKLIQDKLELAHQPLVTQLAQHLFSNISQDDLVERNESDLYGAVVSLWHHINEKKADEISVRVFNPTVSRQGWQSTHTIVEIVVPDGPFLVDSTKMALSRLDLSSHLMLHGPTQIARSAKGEITAINQGDGALQSLFHIEVDRLSSKEEMASLKAELLSILNDTGLVVQDWLLMVEKLEEVTAQVESQQGEVEIQRDRYDESIQFLRWLGNHNFTFMGYKEYDLVSVDGDTELRPTADKGLGLFANRERVRTVKLSDFPDSARLEAKKPFLLIVTKGNRASRIHRPAYTDYIGIKKFDKNGKVIGEHRFTGLYTSAVYNQSVEGIPLIREKVERILEASGYREGSYSYKALHNILENYPRDELLQAKEEELLEVGMGVVQMQDRDLLRLFVRKDPFGRFFSCMVYVTKDRYNTELRRQTQRILQQYFGCKQEVEFTTYFSESPLARTHYIVRVDNNNMDVDVKTIEQNLMEASSTWDDRLSEAIVANFGESKGLPLSKEYLRAFPRSYKEDVMPGSAVADIERLEKLSDDNKLGMLFYRPQELGADSKSVRLKLYHRDEPIHLSDVMPMLENLGLRVIGESPYEVRKANGQVYWILDFSMLHKSEKTVDLREARDRFQQAFAAIWAGELESDGFNRLVLGASLTGREISILRAYARYMRQVGFPFSQQYIEDTLNHYPDLAKGLVELFGKRFEPKFKGSQKGQNDLIAKITEQLDHVESLDDDRILRRYMEMITATLRTNYYQLNEDKQPKPWLSLKMKPSDIPEIPQPVPAFEIFVYAPDIEGVHLRGGKVARGGLRWSDRQEDFRTEILGLVKAQQVKNTVIVPVGAKGGFVCKRQPMLSGRDEIFAEGQRCYKRFIRALLDVSDNIIEGEVAHPKSVVRHDEDDPYLVVAADKGTATFSDLANSVSEEYNFWLGDAFASGGSNGYDHKAMGITAKGGWESVKRHFREMGINCQTTDFTAIGVGDMAGDVFGNGMLLSKHIRLQAAFNHMHIFIDPNPESAPSWEERNRLFNLPRSSWEDYDAKLISKGGGIFSRRAKSISLSPEIQKMLRTKKSSVAPNDLIKMILSMEVDLLWNGGIGTYVKASSETHTDVGDRANDVLRIDGRDLKAKVVGEGGNLGMTQLGRIEYALTGGRVNTDFVDNVGGVDCSDNEVNIKIFLNGLVTNGDLTVKQRNKILESMEDEVGEIVLDDAYCQSESISVTEQQGVSLVKEQIRFIHTMEKAGHLDRALEYIPDDETLLEREKQGMALTRPELSVLVAYGKMVLKEELVHEDIAKDEFHAQQLVSYFPTELRRNYSSQMDNHPLRAEIIATALANQMVNEMGCNFVTRLQEETGACVVDIANAYVASREIFGLGKVLEEVRSLDNEASTEAQYDMIFYVRRTLRRLSRWLLRNRTGRQSVKDLIELYQGDVDTIKTHLDDMLVPSEVEEHNEMAQAWIDQGIKEEVASYVARLSSLYSVLDISTVSREKGKTIEQTAKLYYNLGDRLSLHWFLKQINGQAVDNNWQALARAAFREDLDWQQRQLTGQVLSCGCSPEDLDVMKALDDWIETNETSLHRWENILNEFKVGSVHEFAKFSVALRELMLLNLNCSANE; the protein is encoded by the coding sequence ATGACCGCGCGTGAAACATTGATGCCGGTTCTGCTTGAAAAAGTGTATAAGCTTATTCAAGACAAACTCGAGCTTGCTCATCAACCCCTAGTCACCCAACTAGCTCAACATTTATTTAGCAACATTTCTCAAGACGATTTAGTCGAACGTAACGAATCCGATCTTTACGGTGCCGTTGTGTCGCTATGGCATCATATTAATGAGAAAAAAGCTGACGAAATTTCTGTTCGAGTATTTAATCCAACCGTGAGCCGCCAAGGCTGGCAATCTACCCACACAATCGTAGAGATTGTTGTGCCCGATGGTCCATTCTTAGTTGACTCAACAAAAATGGCATTGAGCCGTTTGGATCTTTCATCACACTTGATGCTGCATGGGCCAACACAGATTGCCCGTTCCGCAAAAGGCGAGATCACAGCGATTAACCAAGGAGACGGTGCACTTCAGTCTCTATTCCATATTGAGGTTGACCGCTTAAGCTCCAAAGAAGAAATGGCTTCACTGAAAGCTGAACTATTAAGCATTCTGAATGACACCGGATTAGTTGTTCAAGACTGGTTACTGATGGTTGAAAAACTTGAAGAGGTAACTGCTCAGGTAGAGTCACAACAAGGAGAGGTGGAGATCCAACGTGATCGTTACGATGAGTCGATCCAATTCCTTCGTTGGTTGGGGAATCACAACTTCACGTTTATGGGGTATAAAGAGTACGATCTTGTTTCAGTTGATGGCGATACCGAACTTCGCCCAACCGCTGATAAAGGTCTAGGGCTATTTGCGAATCGCGAGCGCGTGCGCACTGTTAAGCTATCGGATTTCCCTGACTCTGCACGTTTAGAAGCGAAAAAGCCATTTCTTCTTATCGTGACGAAAGGCAACCGCGCATCTCGTATTCACCGTCCTGCTTACACTGACTATATCGGTATCAAGAAATTTGATAAGAACGGTAAAGTGATTGGTGAGCATCGCTTCACTGGTCTATACACTTCAGCGGTATACAACCAGAGTGTTGAAGGCATTCCACTGATTCGTGAGAAAGTGGAACGTATCCTCGAAGCAAGTGGTTACCGAGAAGGTTCATACTCTTACAAAGCACTTCACAATATTCTAGAAAACTACCCACGCGACGAACTTCTTCAAGCGAAAGAAGAGGAACTACTAGAAGTCGGTATGGGTGTTGTACAGATGCAAGATCGAGATCTACTGCGTCTGTTCGTTCGCAAAGACCCGTTTGGTCGTTTCTTTAGCTGCATGGTTTATGTGACTAAAGATCGTTACAACACAGAACTGCGTCGACAAACACAACGAATTCTTCAGCAGTATTTCGGCTGTAAACAAGAAGTGGAATTTACCACTTACTTCTCTGAGAGCCCACTAGCTCGAACTCACTATATTGTTCGTGTTGATAACAACAACATGGACGTAGACGTTAAAACGATTGAGCAAAACTTAATGGAAGCATCTTCAACTTGGGATGATCGTTTATCAGAAGCGATCGTGGCGAACTTTGGTGAAAGTAAAGGTCTGCCACTTTCTAAAGAATACCTACGTGCATTCCCACGTTCGTACAAAGAAGATGTGATGCCTGGCTCAGCTGTTGCTGATATTGAGCGCTTAGAAAAACTCAGCGATGATAACAAACTGGGTATGCTTTTCTACCGTCCACAAGAGTTGGGTGCAGATTCAAAATCAGTACGCTTAAAGCTTTATCATCGTGATGAGCCAATCCATCTATCCGATGTGATGCCAATGCTTGAGAACCTTGGCTTACGCGTGATTGGTGAATCGCCATACGAAGTTCGTAAAGCGAATGGTCAGGTCTACTGGATCCTAGATTTCTCAATGCTGCATAAGAGCGAGAAAACCGTCGATCTTCGTGAAGCGCGTGATCGTTTCCAACAGGCATTTGCTGCAATTTGGGCTGGCGAACTTGAAAGCGATGGCTTTAACCGTTTGGTCCTAGGTGCGTCACTAACGGGTCGTGAGATTTCGATTCTTCGTGCTTATGCTCGTTATATGCGTCAAGTTGGCTTCCCATTCAGTCAACAATATATCGAAGATACGCTGAACCATTACCCAGATCTAGCGAAAGGGCTGGTGGAGCTGTTTGGTAAGCGTTTCGAACCTAAATTCAAAGGCAGCCAAAAAGGTCAAAACGATCTTATCGCTAAGATTACTGAGCAGTTGGATCATGTTGAAAGCTTGGATGATGATCGTATTCTTCGTCGTTACATGGAGATGATCACTGCTACACTTCGTACTAACTACTATCAGTTAAATGAAGACAAGCAGCCTAAGCCTTGGCTATCACTTAAGATGAAACCAAGTGATATTCCAGAAATTCCTCAGCCAGTACCTGCGTTTGAGATCTTTGTTTATGCACCAGATATTGAAGGTGTTCATTTGCGTGGTGGTAAAGTGGCGCGTGGTGGTCTACGTTGGTCAGATCGTCAAGAGGATTTCCGTACCGAAATTCTTGGCCTAGTGAAAGCGCAGCAAGTTAAGAACACGGTGATCGTTCCTGTTGGTGCAAAAGGTGGTTTCGTCTGTAAACGTCAGCCTATGCTAAGTGGCCGTGATGAAATCTTCGCTGAAGGTCAACGCTGTTACAAACGCTTTATCCGCGCACTACTTGATGTGTCAGACAACATTATCGAAGGCGAAGTGGCTCATCCTAAGAGTGTAGTTCGTCATGATGAAGATGATCCATATTTGGTTGTTGCGGCTGATAAGGGTACAGCGACGTTCTCAGATCTTGCGAACTCTGTATCAGAGGAATACAACTTCTGGTTAGGTGATGCATTTGCTTCAGGTGGTTCAAACGGTTATGACCACAAAGCAATGGGTATCACAGCGAAAGGTGGTTGGGAATCGGTTAAGCGTCATTTCCGTGAAATGGGAATTAACTGTCAGACTACAGATTTCACTGCTATTGGTGTTGGTGATATGGCTGGTGACGTATTTGGTAACGGTATGTTGCTATCTAAGCACATCCGCCTACAAGCTGCGTTTAACCATATGCATATCTTTATTGACCCGAACCCAGAATCAGCACCAAGTTGGGAAGAGCGTAACCGCTTATTCAATCTTCCACGTTCTAGCTGGGAAGACTACGACGCTAAGCTAATTTCCAAAGGTGGCGGTATTTTCTCTCGCCGTGCTAAGTCGATTTCTCTATCGCCAGAAATCCAAAAAATGCTGCGTACCAAGAAATCTTCAGTTGCCCCTAATGATCTGATTAAGATGATCCTATCTATGGAAGTTGATCTTCTATGGAATGGTGGTATCGGTACTTACGTTAAGGCTTCGAGTGAGACGCACACTGATGTTGGCGACCGTGCCAATGATGTATTGCGTATTGATGGTCGAGATCTGAAAGCGAAAGTTGTCGGTGAGGGCGGTAACTTGGGTATGACTCAGCTTGGTCGTATCGAATATGCACTGACTGGTGGCCGCGTTAATACCGACTTCGTTGATAACGTAGGTGGCGTTGACTGTTCCGATAATGAGGTCAACATTAAGATCTTCCTTAATGGTCTAGTGACTAATGGTGATCTTACGGTTAAGCAGCGTAATAAGATCCTTGAGTCGATGGAAGACGAAGTGGGTGAAATTGTTTTAGATGACGCATACTGTCAATCTGAGTCCATCTCAGTGACTGAGCAGCAAGGTGTGTCATTAGTTAAGGAACAAATTCGCTTCATTCATACTATGGAAAAAGCGGGTCACCTTGATCGTGCACTAGAGTACATTCCAGATGACGAAACCTTACTTGAGCGTGAAAAGCAGGGTATGGCATTGACTCGTCCAGAGCTTTCTGTACTGGTGGCATACGGTAAGATGGTTCTCAAAGAAGAGCTGGTACATGAAGACATCGCAAAAGATGAGTTCCACGCCCAGCAACTTGTGAGTTACTTCCCGACTGAGTTACGCCGTAACTACTCTTCGCAAATGGATAATCATCCACTACGTGCTGAAATTATTGCAACAGCGCTTGCGAATCAAATGGTTAACGAAATGGGCTGTAACTTTGTTACTCGTCTACAAGAAGAAACGGGTGCGTGCGTCGTTGATATTGCAAACGCGTATGTAGCATCTCGTGAAATCTTTGGACTAGGCAAGGTACTAGAAGAAGTACGCTCGCTAGACAATGAAGCCTCAACCGAAGCGCAATATGACATGATCTTCTACGTGCGTAGAACGTTACGTCGTCTATCACGTTGGTTGTTACGCAATCGTACTGGTCGTCAGTCTGTTAAAGATCTGATTGAACTGTACCAAGGTGACGTCGATACAATCAAAACGCATCTCGATGACATGCTTGTTCCTTCAGAAGTGGAAGAGCACAACGAGATGGCGCAAGCTTGGATTGATCAGGGCATCAAGGAAGAAGTGGCTAGCTATGTCGCTCGCTTGTCTAGTCTATACTCAGTACTGGATATATCTACAGTGTCTCGTGAAAAAGGCAAAACTATCGAGCAAACGGCTAAGCTTTACTACAACTTGGGTGACCGCTTATCACTGCACTGGTTCTTGAAGCAAATCAATGGCCAAGCGGTGGATAACAACTGGCAAGCATTGGCAAGAGCAGCATTCCGTGAAGATCTCGATTGGCAACAGCGTCAGCTAACTGGTCAAGTACTGAGCTGTGGTTGTTCGCCAGAAGATCTCGATGTGATGAAAGCACTGGATGATTGGATCGAAACCAATGAGACATCTTTACACCGTTGGGAAAATATTCTCAATGAATTCAAGGTGGGTTCAGTGCATGAATTTGCGAAATTCTCTGTTGCATTACGCGAACTTATGCTGCTTAACCTTAATTGCAGTGCGAATGAGTAA